In one Rutidosis leptorrhynchoides isolate AG116_Rl617_1_P2 chromosome 8, CSIRO_AGI_Rlap_v1, whole genome shotgun sequence genomic region, the following are encoded:
- the LOC139861980 gene encoding uncharacterized protein isoform X3 — MMIVLTVYVFLYGRAYLKLVLGGELCICFETAYLFKVQAAIWTRAAAAMCSILDLVPIFYVGCNFWNRAAVLLHFTGSSHGHDFSTKRRDREHEFPVPVF; from the exons ATG ATGATTGTTTTAACGGTTTATGTCTTCTTGTATGGAAGGGCATACTTG AAACTCGTGCTTGGCGGAGAACTTTGTATTTGTTTTGAGACTGCATACCTTTTCAAAGTTCAAGCGGCTATATGGACTCGTGCTGCCGCTGCCATGTGCTCTATACTAGATTT AGTTCCCATATTCTATGTTGGATGTAATTTTTGGAATCGCGCTGCTGTGCTGTTGCATTTTACGGGTTCAAGTCATG GACATGATTTTAGCACAAAGAGGAGGGATCGTGAGCACGAATTTCCTGTACCGGTTTTCTAA
- the LOC139861980 gene encoding uncharacterized protein isoform X1, translating into MCGGCTYLFSIVKLGPEVCPELMAQFFIIWMSHGTSFMMLIYAFEQKLVLGGELCICFETAYLFKVQAAIWTRAAAAMCSILDLVPIFYVGCNFWNRAAVLLHFTGSSHGHDFSTKRRDREHEFPVPVF; encoded by the exons ATGTGTGGTGGTTGCACATATTTGTTCTCTATTGTCAAGTTGGGGCCTGAAGTTTGTCCAGAGTTAATGGCACAATTCTTCATCATTTGGATGTCACATGGGACCAGTTTTATGATGTTGATCTATGCTTTTGAACAGAAACTCGTGCTTGGCGGAGAACTTTGTATTTGTTTTGAGACTGCATACCTTTTCAAAGTTCAAGCGGCTATATGGACTCGTGCTGCCGCTGCCATGTGCTCTATACTAGATTT AGTTCCCATATTCTATGTTGGATGTAATTTTTGGAATCGCGCTGCTGTGCTGTTGCATTTTACGGGTTCAAGTCATG GACATGATTTTAGCACAAAGAGGAGGGATCGTGAGCACGAATTTCCTGTACCGGTTTTCTAA
- the LOC139861980 gene encoding uncharacterized protein isoform X2 translates to MVSYFFVSSSIHYVRLSIFFLMEFFFWLQMIVLTVYVFLYGRAYLKLVLGGELCICFETAYLFKVQAAIWTRAAAAMCSILDLVPIFYVGCNFWNRAAVLLHFTGSSHGHDFSTKRRDREHEFPVPVF, encoded by the exons ATGGTAAGTTACTTTTTCGTATCGTCTTCAATACATTATGTACGATTAAGTATTTTTTTTCTGATGGAATTCTTCTTTTGGTTACAGATGATTGTTTTAACGGTTTATGTCTTCTTGTATGGAAGGGCATACTTG AAACTCGTGCTTGGCGGAGAACTTTGTATTTGTTTTGAGACTGCATACCTTTTCAAAGTTCAAGCGGCTATATGGACTCGTGCTGCCGCTGCCATGTGCTCTATACTAGATTT AGTTCCCATATTCTATGTTGGATGTAATTTTTGGAATCGCGCTGCTGTGCTGTTGCATTTTACGGGTTCAAGTCATG GACATGATTTTAGCACAAAGAGGAGGGATCGTGAGCACGAATTTCCTGTACCGGTTTTCTAA